Genomic window (Bacillus vallismortis):
TAAAATTTTTTGGACATCGGCCACGTAATCACTCACACTAGGTGTTTCCGTTCCGATTGGGATAATGGTTACATCTGCGATAGCCATCGTTATTCCATCTCCTTTTGATCAATGATGAGTTGCTTCATTTCATGTGATTCCAATAAAATGATCTGTTCAAAATGAAAGCCGTATAACGCATATTTCCCGTTCGGAGAAATTTGTATCGGCTCCATTTTCGGCAGGGAGAAAAGATCGTTTGCCTTTCCCGATGCCACATTGACAGCTGCGAGCTTATATGAATCGCCGCTTTCTTTAAACGTATAAAAAAGAGCTTTTGCTTCATCATAATCATACTCCATCGGAGCCAAATTTGTATATTTTGTTTGGAGCGGCCATTCCGCTGTAACTGGCGATTTTGTTTGCGGCGTATTAAACTGATACGTCCCTTTTTGTTCGGAAGCTGATTTGACAGTAAAACTCATTTGATGGAAAGAATCAAAGAAAAGAACATCATCCTCGAGCTTTTCTTCCGTATTGGAGGCCGTATCGAATGTATATAAAGGCCCTGACTTATCCTCTCTTCCCTCTTTTACATAACCAAATGTATTTTTGGATGTCCAATGAATAAATGGAACCTGTACCGGACTTAAGGAAGACTCGTCTTTTTTGGCATTCACCTGATATGTATGGAAATCCCAGTTTTCAGAGAAGACCGTAACCATCATTTGATAAGGATCATACTGGTTCCAAGCAGCCTCGAGCTCATACGTTTCATATTCTTTTTGGTAAAGCGTCTCTCCTTTTGCATTAAGCAAAACCACTGCTGTCTTTTGGCTGTGCGTAACTTGCAGCAGAATCATCTGCTTTTTCGGATTGATTTGAACATCAACGATTTGGCCATCCGTCCGATAAAGCTTTTTCGCTTTGCCGGTATAGATGCGGTACGAAAAAAGCTCTGTTTTCGTCGGATCGGACGCGGTATATAAAATTGTGCTGTTATTCAGCCATCCTTCAGCTCCATCCGCTTTTTCCGCGGAAAGCGGAATGATGTCTTTTTCCTCATCTTTTGCCGCCGATGTTTGTTTTTGCTGCTGATGAGATGGTTCGCATGCCGTTAAACTAAACAGCAAAGCCGACAGCAGAATGAAACAAACTGATCTCATCAGCCTTCCCCTCCGATCATCTTTATTGTCGCATATTTGCTGCGGCAGAAAAAAGAAAAAGTTTTCAGTTACTCATGAAAAAATAGCGACCTCCACAAAATGCCGTTTGTCGCATTATAAATATGTGAAAACTGCTGAAACGGCAAAGGATTTTGACCTTTTCCAAGTTCCACCGTATATCCTTCTTTAAAATAATAGTGAATAAACCAATCGCGAAATCCCGCATAGCTGTCTATATCCCTTATCCCTTTATAAATGTTCCCGCTTAACTTCTCAAAATCCTTTATGACTGCAGCAGATTCTTCAGGTTCAAGGCCTTTGTAGCCCCAATAAATTTCTTCTCCCTGAGTATGGAGGGCCAGCAGTCTGTCAGGTGGATTCTCCGTTATCAGACGGTACATCGCGATGGATTCCGGTTCCGTAAGCGGAGTGATTCCCGGAAAATCGCGGTAGGTCGGTGCTGTCGGTTTGCGGTGTTTCTCAATTTCCCATAATGACGGAAATTGTTTATTTAAATCAACTCCGTTTATGTTTGCCTTCCATTCATTAAAATTCGGACGATGGCCATTTAGCCGTTCGAGCTCTTCTTTCCTGGTTCCCATGCCTTCTGATCCGTTCAAGACAAGATTAACGCCATCCGGATTGACAAGAGGAACGAGAGACAGAGATGTGCTGCTGAACAGCTTCATGGGAGAAAAGCCGAAGAAAGGCGAGTTGCAGCATAATGACATGCAGTATTCCTTAAACCATTTTAGCAGGACAGACGTGGTGATCCACTCATTCGCATGAAACGAGGCGTTCATATGAACCTTTTTTACAGCATGCTCTCCACCTGCCTTCAGCTCCCAGATTGGTCTGCCAAGTACAGAACGGCCAATTTTTCGGCATGAAACAAAGGGAAATACATCAATAATCTTCTTTACTTCCTTTTCAACACCTGCATCATCATAGATTTTTTCTTGCTCTATCCAGTTATCAGAAAGATCAAGCTCTCGAGGCTGTAAAAAGCTCTTGATCTCCTGAATGGTTTGAAGCTCCTTATCGTTATTCTCTTCAATCAAATAACCAGGACAATACAATTGGTGCTTCTGTGCGGTGCGATTTGCGCTTTTAAGCAGTTCCTCGTCTATCTTCAGTTCTCTCGCCACTCTGGTCAAGTTGTGCTTGATCTCAGGTTTCACCGTAATAAACGCCATCATCATCCCCCTTTTTTGTTACTATATGACAGCGTGTTTAAAAAAAGAAAGCCTCCCGCCACTTTGTTGGGGGAGACATTGTGATTACGATGCCTGATCGATCATTTGTTTTTCTTTTCGTTTTGACGAATGGTCCAGCCTTTTCTGATCATAAAAACGCAACAAATCACCATAGATGATTTCATCAGAAAGTGACAGCTCCTGTTTCGCTTTATCAGCAAATGCTTCACATTGTTTTGCCTCTTTTAGCGGCTTACCGGTCTCTTTGTCATAACAAACACCGTCAGTATATACAACCTGATCCGTGATAAAACTCCCGTCCCGGAGCACTGTAAAGTCCATTTTTTCCTCTGAAAGCAGATCGTTGCCAAATTGAATTTGATCTTTCGTTTCAATCCCTAAAAGATTCATCAGCGTCGGCCTGATATCAATTTGTCCGCCTACTGTTTCAATGGTTTGCGGCTTTTTATCAGTAATACCGGGAATATGAATGACAAGCGGCACCTTTTGGAGCTGTACTTCTTCAAATGGTGTAATCTCTTTCCCTAAAAATTGCCCCATCGCTTCATTATGGTTTTCCGATATACCATAATGGTCACCGTATAATATGATAATAGAGTTGTCGTATAATCCGTCTTCTCTCAGCTTTTCGATAAACCGTTTCAGCGCCTCATCCTGATAGCGTACGGTCGGGAAGTATTTATTTAGCGTCT
Coding sequences:
- a CDS encoding M14 family metallocarboxypeptidase — translated: MMAFITVKPEIKHNLTRVARELKIDEELLKSANRTAQKHQLYCPGYLIEENNDKELQTIQEIKSFLQPRELDLSDNWIEQEKIYDDAGVEKEVKKIIDVFPFVSCRKIGRSVLGRPIWELKAGGEHAVKKVHMNASFHANEWITTSVLLKWFKEYCMSLCCNSPFFGFSPMKLFSSTSLSLVPLVNPDGVNLVLNGSEGMGTRKEELERLNGHRPNFNEWKANINGVDLNKQFPSLWEIEKHRKPTAPTYRDFPGITPLTEPESIAMYRLITENPPDRLLALHTQGEEIYWGYKGLEPEESAAVIKDFEKLSGNIYKGIRDIDSYAGFRDWFIHYYFKEGYTVELGKGQNPLPFQQFSHIYNATNGILWRSLFFHE